The following coding sequences lie in one Myxococcales bacterium genomic window:
- the acs gene encoding acetate--CoA ligase, with translation MSEKPESPQKQERFVPASTFSETASVRSHAEYASLHSQSLEDPDTFWRAQTQDLVFRKTWQTFSEWELPKAKFFVGAELNLTESCLDRHLTTSARTRAAIVFEGEPGDSRTITYFELHREVVRLTAALLDLGIQAGDRVAIYMGMVPEAAIAMLACARIGATHSVVFGGFSSEALRDRINDLGAKALITQDGAWRRGNVVPLKKMADAALEHTPTVEHVVVFERIGKNLAPISLADGRDHTWDMLLARRPSAESLAKAKAPDAFDAEHPLFVLYTSGSTGKPKGVLHTTAGYLAGAHVTAKHVFDLKDKDLYWCTADVGWVTGHSYIVYGPLSNGASCLMYEGAPNFPDPGRFWSIIEKHGVTILYTAPTAIRAFIRWGDEWPQKADLSSLRLLGSVGEPINPEAWTWYHRVIGGGRCPIVDTWWQTETGSVMLTTLPGACYSKPGATGLPMFGIDIQVVKDSGEPCAGGETGKLVIRRPWPSMARTLYNDDARYASAYWSQMPGVYFTGDGARCDKDGYFWVVGRIDDVLNVAGHRIGTAELESALGSHPAVAESAAVGKPDDLKGQAIVVFVTLKGGQTADKAMKAKLAEHIDREIGKFARPDEVRFADALPKTRSGKIMRRLLKEIASGATETKGDTSTLEDFSVLAKLRATDED, from the coding sequence ATGTCCGAAAAGCCTGAGTCGCCCCAGAAGCAAGAGCGCTTCGTGCCCGCGAGCACGTTCTCGGAGACGGCCAGCGTGCGCTCGCACGCCGAGTACGCGTCGCTCCACTCGCAGTCGCTCGAGGACCCGGACACCTTCTGGCGCGCGCAGACCCAGGACCTCGTGTTCCGAAAGACCTGGCAAACGTTCTCCGAGTGGGAGCTCCCCAAGGCGAAGTTCTTCGTGGGCGCGGAGCTGAACCTCACCGAGAGCTGCCTCGATCGCCACCTCACCACGTCGGCGCGCACGCGCGCCGCGATCGTGTTCGAGGGCGAGCCGGGTGACTCGCGCACCATCACGTATTTCGAGCTGCACCGCGAGGTGGTGCGCCTCACCGCCGCGCTCCTCGATCTCGGCATCCAAGCGGGCGATCGCGTCGCGATCTACATGGGAATGGTGCCCGAGGCGGCCATCGCGATGCTCGCGTGCGCGCGCATCGGCGCGACGCACTCGGTGGTCTTCGGCGGGTTCTCTTCGGAGGCGCTCCGCGATCGCATCAACGACCTCGGCGCGAAGGCGCTCATCACCCAAGACGGCGCGTGGCGCCGCGGCAACGTCGTGCCGCTGAAGAAGATGGCCGACGCGGCGCTCGAGCACACGCCCACGGTCGAGCACGTGGTGGTCTTCGAGCGCATCGGCAAGAACCTCGCGCCCATCTCGCTCGCGGACGGCCGCGACCACACGTGGGACATGCTCCTCGCGCGGAGGCCCTCGGCCGAGAGCCTCGCGAAGGCGAAGGCACCCGACGCGTTCGACGCCGAGCACCCGCTCTTCGTGCTCTACACCTCGGGCTCCACGGGCAAGCCGAAGGGCGTGCTGCACACCACCGCCGGCTACCTGGCGGGAGCGCACGTCACCGCGAAGCACGTGTTCGATCTAAAAGACAAGGACCTTTACTGGTGCACGGCCGACGTCGGCTGGGTCACCGGCCACAGCTACATCGTGTACGGCCCGCTCTCGAACGGCGCGTCGTGCCTGATGTACGAAGGGGCGCCCAACTTCCCCGATCCGGGCCGCTTCTGGAGCATCATCGAGAAGCACGGCGTCACGATCCTGTACACGGCGCCGACCGCCATCCGCGCCTTCATTCGCTGGGGCGACGAGTGGCCGCAGAAGGCCGATCTCTCGAGCCTGCGCCTGCTTGGGAGCGTGGGCGAGCCCATCAACCCCGAGGCGTGGACCTGGTACCACCGCGTCATCGGCGGCGGCCGCTGCCCCATCGTCGACACCTGGTGGCAGACCGAGACCGGCAGCGTGATGCTCACCACCCTGCCCGGCGCGTGCTACTCGAAGCCCGGCGCCACGGGCCTGCCGATGTTCGGCATCGACATCCAAGTGGTGAAGGACTCCGGCGAGCCTTGCGCGGGGGGCGAGACCGGCAAGCTCGTGATCCGGCGGCCGTGGCCCTCCATGGCCCGCACCCTGTACAACGACGACGCGCGGTACGCGTCGGCGTACTGGTCGCAGATGCCGGGCGTGTACTTCACGGGCGACGGCGCGCGCTGCGACAAGGACGGCTACTTCTGGGTCGTCGGCCGCATCGACGACGTGCTCAACGTCGCGGGTCACCGCATCGGCACGGCCGAGCTCGAGAGCGCGCTCGGCAGCCACCCGGCCGTCGCCGAGTCGGCCGCCGTGGGCAAGCCCGACGACCTGAAGGGCCAAGCCATCGTGGTGTTCGTGACACTGAAGGGCGGGCAGACCGCCGACAAGGCGATGAAGGCCAAGCTCGCCGAGCACATCGATCGCGAGATCGGAAAATTCGCCCGCCCCGACGAGGTCCGCTTCGCCGACGCGCTCCCGAAGACGCGCAGCGGCAAGATCATGCGGCGGCTGCTGAAGGAGATCGCGAGCGGCGCGACCGAGACCAAGGGCGACACCTCGACGCTCGAGGATTTCTCGGTGCTCGCGAAGCTGCGCGCCACCGACGAAGACTGA
- a CDS encoding GNAT family N-acetyltransferase, with protein sequence MAKNTRRAACTIRRATPADVGACVALVFAALREHGVEPEPQGADADVFGLGSRGDLGGRTVDLVAERPGGAIVGVACLEPWGTGGWISKLFVAPEARGEGLGRALLERLLDVARRERLTVVGLRTRTVFASAVRLYEAAGFTRADEGERGEPLEQRGVGEDRLYTLLVHGALDGAAAGNFDDAPGVADLE encoded by the coding sequence GTGGCGAAGAACACACGGCGAGCGGCGTGCACGATCCGAAGAGCGACCCCGGCCGACGTCGGCGCCTGCGTCGCGCTCGTGTTCGCCGCGCTCCGCGAGCACGGCGTGGAGCCCGAGCCCCAGGGCGCCGACGCCGACGTGTTCGGCCTCGGCTCGCGCGGGGACTTGGGCGGACGCACCGTCGACCTCGTCGCCGAGCGGCCCGGCGGCGCCATCGTGGGGGTCGCCTGCCTCGAGCCGTGGGGCACGGGAGGCTGGATTTCCAAGCTCTTCGTCGCCCCCGAGGCGCGCGGCGAGGGGCTCGGGCGCGCGCTGCTCGAGCGGCTCCTCGACGTCGCCCGGCGCGAGCGGCTCACGGTGGTCGGCCTGCGCACGCGCACGGTCTTCGCGAGCGCCGTCCGGCTCTACGAGGCCGCCGGGTTCACGCGCGCGGACGAGGGCGAGCGCGGTGAGCCGCTCGAGCAGCGTGGCGTGGGCGAGGACCGCCTCTACACGCTGCTGGTCCACGGCGCGCTCGACGGCGCGGCGGCCGGCAACTTCGATGACGCCCCTGGCGTGGCTGATTTAGAGTAG